One segment of Falco peregrinus isolate bFalPer1 chromosome 4, bFalPer1.pri, whole genome shotgun sequence DNA contains the following:
- the TSC22D1 gene encoding TSC22 domain family protein 1 isoform X4, translating to MKVTLLQKQGSDQITMKVLFLDLEQHLKSSSGASVVAIDNKIEQAMDLVKSHLMYAVREEVEVLKEQIKELIEKNSQLEQENTLLKTLASPEQLAQFQAQLQTGSPPSSSQSQGTTQQPAQPASQGSGPSA from the exons ATGAAAGTGACACTTCTTCAGAAACAAGGCTCTGACCAAATAACCATGAAAGTGTTATTCTTGGACCTGGAACAGCATCTAAAGAG TTCCTCTGGTGCAAGCGTGGTAGCTATCGACAACAAAATCGAGCAAGCCATG gaTCTGGTAAAGAGTCACTTGATGTACGCGGTAAGGGAGGAAGTGGAGGTCCTCAAAGAGCAAATCAAAGAGCTGATAGAGAAGAACTCCCAGCTGGAGCAAGAAAACACTCTGCTAAAAACACTGGCCAGCCCGGAGCAGCTTGCCCAGttccaagcacagctgcagactgGTTCCCCGCCTTCCTCTTCCCAGTCAcaagggacaacacagcagcctgctcagCCGGCATCACAGGGGTCAGGGCCTTCAGCATAG
- the TSC22D1 gene encoding TSC22 domain family protein 1 isoform X2 has protein sequence MNAQCCRPVAMDLGVYQLRHFSISFLSSLLGTDNSSLRLDSSSSGASVVAIDNKIEQAMDLVKSHLMYAVREEVEVLKEQIKELIEKNSQLEQENTLLKTLASPEQLAQFQAQLQTGSPPSSSQSQGTTQQPAQPASQGSGPSA, from the exons ATGAATGCCCAATGTTGTAGACCAGTGGCAATGGATCTAGGAGTTTATCAACTAAGACACTTCTCAATTTCCTTCTTATCGTCCTTGCTGGGCACCGACAACTCGTCCCTGAGGCTCGACAGTAG TTCCTCTGGTGCAAGCGTGGTAGCTATCGACAACAAAATCGAGCAAGCCATG gaTCTGGTAAAGAGTCACTTGATGTACGCGGTAAGGGAGGAAGTGGAGGTCCTCAAAGAGCAAATCAAAGAGCTGATAGAGAAGAACTCCCAGCTGGAGCAAGAAAACACTCTGCTAAAAACACTGGCCAGCCCGGAGCAGCTTGCCCAGttccaagcacagctgcagactgGTTCCCCGCCTTCCTCTTCCCAGTCAcaagggacaacacagcagcctgctcagCCGGCATCACAGGGGTCAGGGCCTTCAGCATAG
- the TSC22D1 gene encoding TSC22 domain family protein 1 isoform X3: MSGYLIRLRAGGSGWLHRLLYCSGASRSSGASVVAIDNKIEQAMDLVKSHLMYAVREEVEVLKEQIKELIEKNSQLEQENTLLKTLASPEQLAQFQAQLQTGSPPSSSQSQGTTQQPAQPASQGSGPSA, translated from the exons ATGTCGGGATATTTGATCcggctgcgggcggggggctcGGGGTGGCTTCACAGGTTGCTTTACTGCAGTGGAGCATCCCG TTCCTCTGGTGCAAGCGTGGTAGCTATCGACAACAAAATCGAGCAAGCCATG gaTCTGGTAAAGAGTCACTTGATGTACGCGGTAAGGGAGGAAGTGGAGGTCCTCAAAGAGCAAATCAAAGAGCTGATAGAGAAGAACTCCCAGCTGGAGCAAGAAAACACTCTGCTAAAAACACTGGCCAGCCCGGAGCAGCTTGCCCAGttccaagcacagctgcagactgGTTCCCCGCCTTCCTCTTCCCAGTCAcaagggacaacacagcagcctgctcagCCGGCATCACAGGGGTCAGGGCCTTCAGCATAG
- the TSC22D1 gene encoding TSC22 domain family protein 1 isoform X5 translates to MDLVKSHLMYAVREEVEVLKEQIKELIEKNSQLEQENTLLKTLASPEQLAQFQAQLQTGSPPSSSQSQGTTQQPAQPASQGSGPSA, encoded by the exons ATG gaTCTGGTAAAGAGTCACTTGATGTACGCGGTAAGGGAGGAAGTGGAGGTCCTCAAAGAGCAAATCAAAGAGCTGATAGAGAAGAACTCCCAGCTGGAGCAAGAAAACACTCTGCTAAAAACACTGGCCAGCCCGGAGCAGCTTGCCCAGttccaagcacagctgcagactgGTTCCCCGCCTTCCTCTTCCCAGTCAcaagggacaacacagcagcctgctcagCCGGCATCACAGGGGTCAGGGCCTTCAGCATAG